The Carassius gibelio isolate Cgi1373 ecotype wild population from Czech Republic chromosome B14, carGib1.2-hapl.c, whole genome shotgun sequence genome has a segment encoding these proteins:
- the atp1b4 gene encoding protein ATP1B4 isoform X1 yields the protein MERDSTEGGAEDLLLEDKVSKLRAGSLHKHELAEAMEVEQEGLVEHQPLEQDDLNFEKWKPKPKPKRTLHEKIDDLKTYLWNAETKEFMGRSGKSWSLILLFYSALYIFLAAMFAGCMCCLMWSISPYAPTYNDRVMPPGMTMFPHVDVAHGFDIAFNASNRSSWRKYAKALEAHLKPYDDGVQDRRNINCERNSYFMQDDLEESAERKACQFKRSWLGECSGMKDKDFGYSKGKPCILVKMNRILGYLPGQGTPVNVTCGVKKGSTEGLGEVQFFPENIFNLRYYPYYGKLRHVNYSSPLVAVRFPSVKYDTQLHIQCKLNGKGIINDSATDRFLGSVSFTLEVGA from the exons ATGGAGCGCGACTCTACCGAGGGAGGGGCGGAGGACCTGCTCCTGGAAGACAAAGTTTCAAAACTG CGTGCAGGATCACTTCATAAACACGAACTAGCTGAGGCCATGGAAGTGGAACAAGAAGGACTGGTAGAACATCAGCCTCTGGAGCAGGACGACCTTAACTTTGAGAAATGGAAGCCCAAGCCAAAGCCCAAGAGGACGCTGCATGAGAAAATCGATGACTTAAAGACTTACTTATGGAACGCAGAGACTAAGGAGTTTATGGGCCGCTCAGGGAAGAGCTGGA gcCTTATTTTGCTCTTCTACTCAGCATTATACATTTTCCTTGCGGCTATGTTTGCTGGTTGTATGTGCTGCCTGATGTGGTCAATTAGTCCGTATGCTCCCACATACAATGACAGAGTGATGCCACCAG GTATGACTATGTTTCCTCATGTAGATGTAGCTCATGGGTTTGACATTGCTTTCAACGCCTCTAACCGAAGCTCGTGGAGGAAGTATGCGAAAGCACTGGAAGCCCATCTGAAAC CCTATGATGACGGAGTGCAGGACAGGCGGAACATTAACTGTGAACGAAATTCGTATTTCATGCAAGATGACTTAGAGGAGAGTGCCGAGCGCAAGGCATGTCAGTTTAAGAGGTCCTGGCTGGGTGAATGCTCCGGCATGAAGGACAAAGATTTTGGCTATTCAAAGGGAAAACCCTGCATCCTCGTCAAAATGAATCGG ATTCTCGGGTATCTGCCTGGTCAAGGCACTCCAGTAAATGTTACATGTGGAGTTAAG AAAGGGTCAACTGAAGGCCTAGGAGAAGTCCAGTTTTTTCCAGAAAATATCTTTAATTTGCGGTACTATCCCTATTATGGGAAACTGAGACAT GTGAACTACTCTTCCCCTCTGGTGGCTGTGCGCTTTCCCAGTGTCAAGTATGACACCCAACTACACATTCAATGCAAACTAAACGGCAAGGGCATCATCAACGATTCAGCAACCGACCGTTTCCTGGGTAGTGTGTCTTTCACTCTAGAAGTGGGTGCGTAG
- the atp1b4 gene encoding protein ATP1B4 isoform X2, producing MEVEQEGLVEHQPLEQDDLNFEKWKPKPKPKRTLHEKIDDLKTYLWNAETKEFMGRSGKSWSLILLFYSALYIFLAAMFAGCMCCLMWSISPYAPTYNDRVMPPGMTMFPHVDVAHGFDIAFNASNRSSWRKYAKALEAHLKPYDDGVQDRRNINCERNSYFMQDDLEESAERKACQFKRSWLGECSGMKDKDFGYSKGKPCILVKMNRILGYLPGQGTPVNVTCGVKKGSTEGLGEVQFFPENIFNLRYYPYYGKLRHVNYSSPLVAVRFPSVKYDTQLHIQCKLNGKGIINDSATDRFLGSVSFTLEVGA from the exons ATGGAAGTGGAACAAGAAGGACTGGTAGAACATCAGCCTCTGGAGCAGGACGACCTTAACTTTGAGAAATGGAAGCCCAAGCCAAAGCCCAAGAGGACGCTGCATGAGAAAATCGATGACTTAAAGACTTACTTATGGAACGCAGAGACTAAGGAGTTTATGGGCCGCTCAGGGAAGAGCTGGA gcCTTATTTTGCTCTTCTACTCAGCATTATACATTTTCCTTGCGGCTATGTTTGCTGGTTGTATGTGCTGCCTGATGTGGTCAATTAGTCCGTATGCTCCCACATACAATGACAGAGTGATGCCACCAG GTATGACTATGTTTCCTCATGTAGATGTAGCTCATGGGTTTGACATTGCTTTCAACGCCTCTAACCGAAGCTCGTGGAGGAAGTATGCGAAAGCACTGGAAGCCCATCTGAAAC CCTATGATGACGGAGTGCAGGACAGGCGGAACATTAACTGTGAACGAAATTCGTATTTCATGCAAGATGACTTAGAGGAGAGTGCCGAGCGCAAGGCATGTCAGTTTAAGAGGTCCTGGCTGGGTGAATGCTCCGGCATGAAGGACAAAGATTTTGGCTATTCAAAGGGAAAACCCTGCATCCTCGTCAAAATGAATCGG ATTCTCGGGTATCTGCCTGGTCAAGGCACTCCAGTAAATGTTACATGTGGAGTTAAG AAAGGGTCAACTGAAGGCCTAGGAGAAGTCCAGTTTTTTCCAGAAAATATCTTTAATTTGCGGTACTATCCCTATTATGGGAAACTGAGACAT GTGAACTACTCTTCCCCTCTGGTGGCTGTGCGCTTTCCCAGTGTCAAGTATGACACCCAACTACACATTCAATGCAAACTAAACGGCAAGGGCATCATCAACGATTCAGCAACCGACCGTTTCCTGGGTAGTGTGTCTTTCACTCTAGAAGTGGGTGCGTAG
- the LOC127971976 gene encoding lysosome-associated membrane glycoprotein 2 isoform X3: MCRRRRVWASHDLYERRFEAELTVLLNRVTLGPGVTYRLSAQRKHPPVAMAVRGCLTLLFILLSGIVHAEDLVTSSLPSTQEFSTSIVLSGTSSPTTSKPSSTAGSTAVTTGPTTTPSATEPPTTPRSTTIKSTTEPPTTPRSTTIKSTTEPPTTPRSTTIKSTTEPTTTPHSTTIKYTTEPTTTPHSTTIKSTTEPPTTPHHKTTNSTTEAPTTAHSATTAPTPPTSPPVPNPTVGNYSVKSDNVTVCLLAKMGLQFSFRVSENSSFQTLNFDPSANVTEVSGTCGSGGSDSSLLLKSEEITVHFVFTNVSLKFRLHALTLSVKLGTGNFFHASNNNLSLWEASVGSSYMCKKEQSYNITDKLTLNTFELQVQPFAVQNNKFNAAEECFLDSDLSFLVPVAVGVALSFLIILVLISYLIGRRKSRTGYQSV, translated from the exons ATGTGCAGGAGGAGGAGAGTTTGGGCCAGTCATGATTTATATGAGCGCAGGTTTGAGGCTGAGCTCACAGTGCTGCTGAACCGGGTCACACTCGGTCCGGGCGTCACTTACCGTCTGTCTGCTCAGAGGAAACATCCACCCGTCGCAATGGCTGTCCGCGGTTGTTTGACCCTGCTCTTTATCCTACTGAGTG GTATTGTGCATGCTGAAGATCTGGTGACCTCATCATTACCCTCAACACAGGAGTTCAGTACAAGCATAGTCCTCTCTGGCACTTCTTCTCCAACCACCTCCAAACCCTCTTCAACTGCCGGTTCTACTGCTGTGACTACTGGTCCAACCACAACTCCATCTGCTACAGAACCTCCAACTACCCCTCGTTCCACCACAATTAAATCTACTACAGAACCTCCAACTACCCCTCGTTCCACCACAATTAAATCTACTACAGAACCTCCAACTACCCCTCGTTCCACCACAATTAAATCTACTACAGAAC CTACAACTACCCCTCATTCCACCACAATTAAATATACTACAGAACCTACAACTACCCCTCATTCCACCACAATTAAATCTACTACTGAACCTCCAACTACCCCTCATCACAAAACCACGAATTCCACTACAGAAGCACCAACTACAGCGCACTCTGCTACAACCGCTCCAACTCCTCCAACCTCTCCTCCTGTTCCCAACCCAACTGTTGGAAACTACAGCGTCAAGTCAGACAATGTCACAGTCTGTCTTTTGGCAAAGATGGGCCTTCAGTTTAGTTTCAGAGTGAGTGAG aaTTCCAGCTTTCAGACTCTTAATTTTGACCCAAGTGCTAACGTAACGGAAGTGAGTGGAACCTGTGGAAGTGGTGGCAGTGACTCTTCCCTTCTGCTGAAGTCGGAAGAAATCACCGTTCATTTTGTCTTTACAAAT GTTTCACTGAAGTTCCGTCTACATGCTTTGACGCTCTCTGTTAAGCTTGGAACTG GAAACTTTTTCCATGCCTCCAATAATAATCTGTCTCTGTGGGAGGCATCTGTCGGAAGCTCCTACATGTGCAAAAAAGAGCAGAGTTACAACATCACTGACAAGCTTACCCTCAACACGTTCGAGCTACAAGTGCAGCCCTTTGCTGTCCAGAACAACAAGTTTAACGCCG CGGAGGAATGCTTTCTGGATTCTGATTTGAGTTTTCTTGTGCCCGTTGCTGTGGGTGTGGCTCTCAGCTTCCTAATCATCCTAGTACTTATCTCTTACCTGATTGGCCGACGGAAGAGTCGCACTGGCTACCAGTCTGTATAA
- the LOC127971976 gene encoding lysosome-associated membrane glycoprotein 2 isoform X4: MCRRRRVWASHDLYERRFEAELTVLLNRVTLGPGVTYRLSAQRKHPPVAMAVRGCLTLLFILLSGIVHAEDLVTSSLPSTQEFSTSIVLSGTSSPTTSKPSSTAGSTAVTTGPTTTPSATEPPTTPRSTTIKSTTEPPTTPRSTTIKSTTEPTTTPHSTTIKYTTEPTTTPHSTTIKSTTEPPTTPHHKTTNSTTEAPTTAHSATTAPTPPTSPPVPNPTVGNYSVKSDNVTVCLLAKMGLQFSFRVSENSSFQTLNFDPSANVTEVSGTCGSGGSDSSLLLKSEEITVHFVFTNVSLKFRLHALTLSVKLGTGNFFHASNNNLSLWEASVGSSYMCKKEQSYNITDKLTLNTFELQVQPFAVQNNKFNAAEECFLDSDLSFLVPVAVGVALSFLIILVLISYLIGRRKSRTGYQSV, translated from the exons ATGTGCAGGAGGAGGAGAGTTTGGGCCAGTCATGATTTATATGAGCGCAGGTTTGAGGCTGAGCTCACAGTGCTGCTGAACCGGGTCACACTCGGTCCGGGCGTCACTTACCGTCTGTCTGCTCAGAGGAAACATCCACCCGTCGCAATGGCTGTCCGCGGTTGTTTGACCCTGCTCTTTATCCTACTGAGTG GTATTGTGCATGCTGAAGATCTGGTGACCTCATCATTACCCTCAACACAGGAGTTCAGTACAAGCATAGTCCTCTCTGGCACTTCTTCTCCAACCACCTCCAAACCCTCTTCAACTGCCGGTTCTACTGCTGTGACTACTGGTCCAACCACAACTCCATCTGCTACAGAACCTCCAACTACCCCTCGTTCCACCACAATTAAATCTACTACAGAACCTCCAACTACCCCTCGTTCCACCACAATTAAATCTACTACAGAAC CTACAACTACCCCTCATTCCACCACAATTAAATATACTACAGAACCTACAACTACCCCTCATTCCACCACAATTAAATCTACTACTGAACCTCCAACTACCCCTCATCACAAAACCACGAATTCCACTACAGAAGCACCAACTACAGCGCACTCTGCTACAACCGCTCCAACTCCTCCAACCTCTCCTCCTGTTCCCAACCCAACTGTTGGAAACTACAGCGTCAAGTCAGACAATGTCACAGTCTGTCTTTTGGCAAAGATGGGCCTTCAGTTTAGTTTCAGAGTGAGTGAG aaTTCCAGCTTTCAGACTCTTAATTTTGACCCAAGTGCTAACGTAACGGAAGTGAGTGGAACCTGTGGAAGTGGTGGCAGTGACTCTTCCCTTCTGCTGAAGTCGGAAGAAATCACCGTTCATTTTGTCTTTACAAAT GTTTCACTGAAGTTCCGTCTACATGCTTTGACGCTCTCTGTTAAGCTTGGAACTG GAAACTTTTTCCATGCCTCCAATAATAATCTGTCTCTGTGGGAGGCATCTGTCGGAAGCTCCTACATGTGCAAAAAAGAGCAGAGTTACAACATCACTGACAAGCTTACCCTCAACACGTTCGAGCTACAAGTGCAGCCCTTTGCTGTCCAGAACAACAAGTTTAACGCCG CGGAGGAATGCTTTCTGGATTCTGATTTGAGTTTTCTTGTGCCCGTTGCTGTGGGTGTGGCTCTCAGCTTCCTAATCATCCTAGTACTTATCTCTTACCTGATTGGCCGACGGAAGAGTCGCACTGGCTACCAGTCTGTATAA
- the LOC127971976 gene encoding lysosome-associated membrane glycoprotein 2 isoform X5: MCRRRRVWASHDLYERRFEAELTVLLNRVTLGPGVTYRLSAQRKHPPVAMAVRGCLTLLFILLSGIVHAEDLVTSSLPSTQEFSTSIVLSGTSSPTTSKPSSTAGSTAVTTGPTTTPSATEPPTTPRSTTIKSTTEPPTTPRSTTIKSTTEPPTTPRSTTIKSTTEPTTTPHSTTIKSTTEPPTTPHHKTTNSTTEAPTTAHSATTAPTPPTSPPVPNPTVGNYSVKSDNVTVCLLAKMGLQFSFRVSENSSFQTLNFDPSANVTEVSGTCGSGGSDSSLLLKSEEITVHFVFTNVSLKFRLHALTLSVKLGTGNFFHASNNNLSLWEASVGSSYMCKKEQSYNITDKLTLNTFELQVQPFAVQNNKFNAAEECFLDSDLSFLVPVAVGVALSFLIILVLISYLIGRRKSRTGYQSV, translated from the exons ATGTGCAGGAGGAGGAGAGTTTGGGCCAGTCATGATTTATATGAGCGCAGGTTTGAGGCTGAGCTCACAGTGCTGCTGAACCGGGTCACACTCGGTCCGGGCGTCACTTACCGTCTGTCTGCTCAGAGGAAACATCCACCCGTCGCAATGGCTGTCCGCGGTTGTTTGACCCTGCTCTTTATCCTACTGAGTG GTATTGTGCATGCTGAAGATCTGGTGACCTCATCATTACCCTCAACACAGGAGTTCAGTACAAGCATAGTCCTCTCTGGCACTTCTTCTCCAACCACCTCCAAACCCTCTTCAACTGCCGGTTCTACTGCTGTGACTACTGGTCCAACCACAACTCCATCTGCTACAGAACCTCCAACTACCCCTCGTTCCACCACAATTAAATCTACTACAGAACCTCCAACTACCCCTCGTTCCACCACAATTAAATCTACTACAGAACCTCCAACTACCCCTCGTTCCACCACAATTAAATCTACTACAGAAC CTACAACTACCCCTCATTCCACCACAATTAAATCTACTACTGAACCTCCAACTACCCCTCATCACAAAACCACGAATTCCACTACAGAAGCACCAACTACAGCGCACTCTGCTACAACCGCTCCAACTCCTCCAACCTCTCCTCCTGTTCCCAACCCAACTGTTGGAAACTACAGCGTCAAGTCAGACAATGTCACAGTCTGTCTTTTGGCAAAGATGGGCCTTCAGTTTAGTTTCAGAGTGAGTGAG aaTTCCAGCTTTCAGACTCTTAATTTTGACCCAAGTGCTAACGTAACGGAAGTGAGTGGAACCTGTGGAAGTGGTGGCAGTGACTCTTCCCTTCTGCTGAAGTCGGAAGAAATCACCGTTCATTTTGTCTTTACAAAT GTTTCACTGAAGTTCCGTCTACATGCTTTGACGCTCTCTGTTAAGCTTGGAACTG GAAACTTTTTCCATGCCTCCAATAATAATCTGTCTCTGTGGGAGGCATCTGTCGGAAGCTCCTACATGTGCAAAAAAGAGCAGAGTTACAACATCACTGACAAGCTTACCCTCAACACGTTCGAGCTACAAGTGCAGCCCTTTGCTGTCCAGAACAACAAGTTTAACGCCG CGGAGGAATGCTTTCTGGATTCTGATTTGAGTTTTCTTGTGCCCGTTGCTGTGGGTGTGGCTCTCAGCTTCCTAATCATCCTAGTACTTATCTCTTACCTGATTGGCCGACGGAAGAGTCGCACTGGCTACCAGTCTGTATAA
- the LOC127971976 gene encoding lysosome-associated membrane glycoprotein 2 isoform X2 yields MCRRRRVWASHDLYERRFEAELTVLLNRVTLGPGVTYRLSAQRKHPPVAMAVRGCLTLLFILLSGIVHAEDLVTSSLPSTQEFSTSIVLSGTSSPTTSKPSSTAGSTAVTTGPTTTPSATEPPTTPRSTTIKSTTEPPTTPRSTTIKSTTEPPTTPRSTTIKSTTEPPTTPRSTTIKSTTEPTTTPHSTTIKYTTEPTTTPHSTTIKSTTEPPTTPHHKTTNSTTEAPTTAHSATTAPTPPTSPPVPNPTVGNYSVKSDNVTVCLLAKMGLQFSFRVSENSSFQTLNFDPSANVTEVSGTCGSGGSDSSLLLKSEEITVHFVFTNVSLKFRLHALTLSVKLGTGNFFHASNNNLSLWEASVGSSYMCKKEQSYNITDKLTLNTFELQVQPFAVQNNKFNAAEECFLDSDLSFLVPVAVGVALSFLIILVLISYLIGRRKSRTGYQSV; encoded by the exons ATGTGCAGGAGGAGGAGAGTTTGGGCCAGTCATGATTTATATGAGCGCAGGTTTGAGGCTGAGCTCACAGTGCTGCTGAACCGGGTCACACTCGGTCCGGGCGTCACTTACCGTCTGTCTGCTCAGAGGAAACATCCACCCGTCGCAATGGCTGTCCGCGGTTGTTTGACCCTGCTCTTTATCCTACTGAGTG GTATTGTGCATGCTGAAGATCTGGTGACCTCATCATTACCCTCAACACAGGAGTTCAGTACAAGCATAGTCCTCTCTGGCACTTCTTCTCCAACCACCTCCAAACCCTCTTCAACTGCCGGTTCTACTGCTGTGACTACTGGTCCAACCACAACTCCATCTGCTACAGAACCTCCAACTACCCCTCGTTCCACCACAATTAAATCTACTACAGAACCTCCAACTACCCCTCGTTCCACCACAATTAAATCTACTACAGAACCTCCAACTACCCCTCGTTCCACCACAATTAAATCTACTACAGAAC CTCCAACTACCCCTCGTTCCACCACAATTAAATCTACTACAGAACCTACAACTACCCCTCATTCCACCACAATTAAATATACTACAGAACCTACAACTACCCCTCATTCCACCACAATTAAATCTACTACTGAACCTCCAACTACCCCTCATCACAAAACCACGAATTCCACTACAGAAGCACCAACTACAGCGCACTCTGCTACAACCGCTCCAACTCCTCCAACCTCTCCTCCTGTTCCCAACCCAACTGTTGGAAACTACAGCGTCAAGTCAGACAATGTCACAGTCTGTCTTTTGGCAAAGATGGGCCTTCAGTTTAGTTTCAGAGTGAGTGAG aaTTCCAGCTTTCAGACTCTTAATTTTGACCCAAGTGCTAACGTAACGGAAGTGAGTGGAACCTGTGGAAGTGGTGGCAGTGACTCTTCCCTTCTGCTGAAGTCGGAAGAAATCACCGTTCATTTTGTCTTTACAAAT GTTTCACTGAAGTTCCGTCTACATGCTTTGACGCTCTCTGTTAAGCTTGGAACTG GAAACTTTTTCCATGCCTCCAATAATAATCTGTCTCTGTGGGAGGCATCTGTCGGAAGCTCCTACATGTGCAAAAAAGAGCAGAGTTACAACATCACTGACAAGCTTACCCTCAACACGTTCGAGCTACAAGTGCAGCCCTTTGCTGTCCAGAACAACAAGTTTAACGCCG CGGAGGAATGCTTTCTGGATTCTGATTTGAGTTTTCTTGTGCCCGTTGCTGTGGGTGTGGCTCTCAGCTTCCTAATCATCCTAGTACTTATCTCTTACCTGATTGGCCGACGGAAGAGTCGCACTGGCTACCAGTCTGTATAA
- the LOC127971976 gene encoding lysosome-associated membrane glycoprotein 1 isoform X1, with product MCRRRRVWASHDLYERRFEAELTVLLNRVTLGPGVTYRLSAQRKHPPVAMAVRGCLTLLFILLSGIVHAEDLVTSSLPSTQEFSTSIVLSGTSSPTTSKPSSTAGSTAVTTGPTTTPSATEPPTTPRSTTIKSTTEPPTTPRSTTIKSTTEPPTTPRSTTIKSTTEPPTTPRSTTIKSTTEPPTTPRSTTIKSTTEPTTTPHSTTIKYTTEPTTTPHSTTIKSTTEPPTTPHHKTTNSTTEAPTTAHSATTAPTPPTSPPVPNPTVGNYSVKSDNVTVCLLAKMGLQFSFRVSENSSFQTLNFDPSANVTEVSGTCGSGGSDSSLLLKSEEITVHFVFTNVSLKFRLHALTLSVKLGTGNFFHASNNNLSLWEASVGSSYMCKKEQSYNITDKLTLNTFELQVQPFAVQNNKFNAAHECSMDDTSLLIPIIVGAALAGLIFIVVIAYVIGRRRTYAGYQTL from the exons ATGTGCAGGAGGAGGAGAGTTTGGGCCAGTCATGATTTATATGAGCGCAGGTTTGAGGCTGAGCTCACAGTGCTGCTGAACCGGGTCACACTCGGTCCGGGCGTCACTTACCGTCTGTCTGCTCAGAGGAAACATCCACCCGTCGCAATGGCTGTCCGCGGTTGTTTGACCCTGCTCTTTATCCTACTGAGTG GTATTGTGCATGCTGAAGATCTGGTGACCTCATCATTACCCTCAACACAGGAGTTCAGTACAAGCATAGTCCTCTCTGGCACTTCTTCTCCAACCACCTCCAAACCCTCTTCAACTGCCGGTTCTACTGCTGTGACTACTGGTCCAACCACAACTCCATCTGCTACAGAACCTCCAACTACCCCTCGTTCCACCACAATTAAATCTACTACAGAACCTCCAACTACCCCTCGTTCCACCACAATTAAATCTACTACAGAACCTCCAACTACCCCTCGTTCCACCACAATTAAATCTACTACAGAACCTCCAACTACCCCTCGCTCCACCACAATTAAATCTACTACAGAACCTCCAACTACCCCTCGTTCCACCACAATTAAATCTACTACAGAACCTACAACTACCCCTCATTCCACCACAATTAAATATACTACAGAACCTACAACTACCCCTCATTCCACCACAATTAAATCTACTACTGAACCTCCAACTACCCCTCATCACAAAACCACGAATTCCACTACAGAAGCACCAACTACAGCGCACTCTGCTACAACCGCTCCAACTCCTCCAACCTCTCCTCCTGTTCCCAACCCAACTGTTGGAAACTACAGCGTCAAGTCAGACAATGTCACAGTCTGTCTTTTGGCAAAGATGGGCCTTCAGTTTAGTTTCAGAGTGAGTGAG aaTTCCAGCTTTCAGACTCTTAATTTTGACCCAAGTGCTAACGTAACGGAAGTGAGTGGAACCTGTGGAAGTGGTGGCAGTGACTCTTCCCTTCTGCTGAAGTCGGAAGAAATCACCGTTCATTTTGTCTTTACAAAT GTTTCACTGAAGTTCCGTCTACATGCTTTGACGCTCTCTGTTAAGCTTGGAACTG GAAACTTTTTCCATGCCTCCAATAATAATCTGTCTCTGTGGGAGGCATCTGTCGGAAGCTCCTACATGTGCAAAAAAGAGCAGAGTTACAACATCACTGACAAGCTTACCCTCAACACGTTCGAGCTACAAGTGCAGCCCTTTGCTGTCCAGAACAACAAGTTTAACGCCG CCCATGAATGTTCAATGGATGACACCAGCCTCTTAATCCCAATCATTGTTGGTGCCGCTCTTGCCGGTTTGATTTTCATTGTTGTGATTGCATACGTGATTGGTCGAAGAAGGACCTATGCTGGATATCAAACACTGTAA